A portion of the Pseudoliparis swirei isolate HS2019 ecotype Mariana Trench unplaced genomic scaffold, NWPU_hadal_v1 hadal_30, whole genome shotgun sequence genome contains these proteins:
- the slc37a2 gene encoding glucose-6-phosphate exchanger SLC37A2 isoform X1, with protein MKSPLAPGIRFTTSFSRDSWYRGFTLGLTFLFYTAYHLSRKPISIVKGELHRNCSSVVRPADLNVTNNETWCDWAPFDQDNYQTLFGVLDNSFLVAYAIGMFFSGVFGERLPLRYYLSFGMVMSGVFTCLFGLGFYLNIHSLGYYAAIQVLNGLMQTTGWPAVVACVGNWFGKGKRGLIMGVWNSHTSVGNILGSLIAGAFVSSQWGMSFIVPGLIIASTGVLCFFFLVEKPEDVNCFPPQHHSETEGDEAVAVGNDSAQVEGSAYGSISADVVEEVEEHMEAISFSGALRIPGVLEFSLCLLFAKLVSYTFLYWLPLYISNVAHFDAKEAGDMSTLFDVGGIVGGITAGLVSDYTGGRASTCCVMLLTAAPMLYLYNYIGQRSIGTTVGMLLLCGGLVNGPYALITTAVSTDLGTHESLRGNSRALSTVTAIIDGTGSVVSVQAGVQGGVWLVSTCPPIPRVQRNLKNSPNQTGKQTERNQWSPQWPIAATTTTNEAFLL; from the exons ATGAAGTCTCCTCTGGCTCCCGGCATCAGGTTCACCACGTCCTTCTCCCGGGACAGTTG GTACCGAGGTTTCACTCTCGGCCTCACCTTCCTCTTCTACACGGCCTACCACCTTTCACGGAAGCCCATCAGCATTGTTAAG ggcgaGCTGCACAGGAACTGCTCCTCCGTGGTTCGGCCTGCAGACCTCAACGTCACCAACAATGAGACCTGGTGTGACTGGGCTCCTTTTG ACCAGGACAACTACCAGACCCTGTTCGGGGTCCTGGACAACTCCTTCCTGGTGGCCTACGCCATCGGCATGTTCTTCAG CGGGGTCTTCGGGGAGCGGCTGCCTCTGCGTTACTACCTGAGCTTCGGGATGGTGATGAGCGGCGTGTTCACGTGTCTGTTCGGCCTCGGCTTCTACCTGAACATCCACTCGCTGGGGTACTACGCCGCCatccag GTCCTGAACGGCCTCATGCAGACCACCGGTTGGCCGGCTGTGGTGGCGTGCGTTGGCAACTGGTTTGGGAAGGGGAA GCGGGGGCTCATCATGGGCGTGTGGAACTCCCACACCTCCGTGGGGAACATCCTGGGCTCCCTGATCGCCGGAGCCTTCGTGTCCTCTCAGTGGGGGATGTCCTTCATCGTGCCCGGACTCATCATCGCCTCCACCGGCGTGCTGTGCTTCTTCTTCCTGGTGGAGA AACCTGAAGACGTCAACTGCTTTCCTCCTCAGCACCAC AGTGAGACGGAGGGAGACGAGGCCGTCGCCGTCGGCAACGACTCGGCCCAAGTGGAGGGGAGCGCTTACGGCTCCATCAGCGccgacgtggtggaggaggtggaggagcacatGGAGGCCATCAGCTTCAGCGGGGCGCTCAGGATACCG GGAGTGTTGGAgttctctctctgcctgctgTTCGCTAAGCTGGTGAGCTACACCTTCCTGTACTGGCTCCCCCTCTACATCTCCAACGTCG CACATTTTGACGCTAAAGAGGCCGGAGACATGTCGACGCTGTTCGACGTGGGAGGAATCGTGG GAGGCATCACGGCCGGCTTGGTGTCTGACTACACGGGGGGCAGAGCCTCCACCTGCTGCGTGATGCTGCTCACGGCGGCTCCcatg CTCTACCTCTATAACTACATCGGACAGAGGAGCATCGGCACCACCGTCG ggatgctgctgctgtgcgGAGGCCTGGTGAACGGACCCTACGCCCTCATCACCACCGCTGTGTCCACGGACCTG GGAACACACGAGAGCCTGAGAGGGAACtccagggccttgtccaccgtCACTGCCATCATCGACGGGACCGGCTCCGTCG TTTCTGTCCAGGCTGGTGTACAAGGAGGTGTGTGGCTGGTGTCGACGTGTCCCCCGATCCCGAGG GTTCAAAGAAATCTGAAAAACTCACCAAATCAAACTGGGAAGCAGACGGAAAGGAACCAGTGGAGCCCCCAGTGGCCGATCGCAGCCACTACAACGACCAATGAAGCCTTCTTATTGTGA
- the slc37a2 gene encoding glucose-6-phosphate exchanger SLC37A2 isoform X2: MKSPLAPGIRFTTSFSRDSWYRGFTLGLTFLFYTAYHLSRKPISIVKGELHRNCSSVVRPADLNVTNNETWCDWAPFDQDNYQTLFGVLDNSFLVAYAIGMFFSGVFGERLPLRYYLSFGMVMSGVFTCLFGLGFYLNIHSLGYYAAIQVLNGLMQTTGWPAVVACVGNWFGKGKRGLIMGVWNSHTSVGNILGSLIAGAFVSSQWGMSFIVPGLIIASTGVLCFFFLVEKPEDVNCFPPQHHSETEGDEAVAVGNDSAQVEGSAYGSISADVVEEVEEHMEAISFSGALRIPGVLEFSLCLLFAKLVSYTFLYWLPLYISNVAHFDAKEAGDMSTLFDVGGIVGGITAGLVSDYTGGRASTCCVMLLTAAPMLYLYNYIGQRSIGTTVGMLLLCGGLVNGPYALITTAVSTDLGTHESLRGNSRALSTVTAIIDGTGSVGAAVGPLLAGLISPTGWNNVFYMLIASDLLACLFLSRLVYKEVCGWCRRVPRSRGFKEI, encoded by the exons ATGAAGTCTCCTCTGGCTCCCGGCATCAGGTTCACCACGTCCTTCTCCCGGGACAGTTG GTACCGAGGTTTCACTCTCGGCCTCACCTTCCTCTTCTACACGGCCTACCACCTTTCACGGAAGCCCATCAGCATTGTTAAG ggcgaGCTGCACAGGAACTGCTCCTCCGTGGTTCGGCCTGCAGACCTCAACGTCACCAACAATGAGACCTGGTGTGACTGGGCTCCTTTTG ACCAGGACAACTACCAGACCCTGTTCGGGGTCCTGGACAACTCCTTCCTGGTGGCCTACGCCATCGGCATGTTCTTCAG CGGGGTCTTCGGGGAGCGGCTGCCTCTGCGTTACTACCTGAGCTTCGGGATGGTGATGAGCGGCGTGTTCACGTGTCTGTTCGGCCTCGGCTTCTACCTGAACATCCACTCGCTGGGGTACTACGCCGCCatccag GTCCTGAACGGCCTCATGCAGACCACCGGTTGGCCGGCTGTGGTGGCGTGCGTTGGCAACTGGTTTGGGAAGGGGAA GCGGGGGCTCATCATGGGCGTGTGGAACTCCCACACCTCCGTGGGGAACATCCTGGGCTCCCTGATCGCCGGAGCCTTCGTGTCCTCTCAGTGGGGGATGTCCTTCATCGTGCCCGGACTCATCATCGCCTCCACCGGCGTGCTGTGCTTCTTCTTCCTGGTGGAGA AACCTGAAGACGTCAACTGCTTTCCTCCTCAGCACCAC AGTGAGACGGAGGGAGACGAGGCCGTCGCCGTCGGCAACGACTCGGCCCAAGTGGAGGGGAGCGCTTACGGCTCCATCAGCGccgacgtggtggaggaggtggaggagcacatGGAGGCCATCAGCTTCAGCGGGGCGCTCAGGATACCG GGAGTGTTGGAgttctctctctgcctgctgTTCGCTAAGCTGGTGAGCTACACCTTCCTGTACTGGCTCCCCCTCTACATCTCCAACGTCG CACATTTTGACGCTAAAGAGGCCGGAGACATGTCGACGCTGTTCGACGTGGGAGGAATCGTGG GAGGCATCACGGCCGGCTTGGTGTCTGACTACACGGGGGGCAGAGCCTCCACCTGCTGCGTGATGCTGCTCACGGCGGCTCCcatg CTCTACCTCTATAACTACATCGGACAGAGGAGCATCGGCACCACCGTCG ggatgctgctgctgtgcgGAGGCCTGGTGAACGGACCCTACGCCCTCATCACCACCGCTGTGTCCACGGACCTG GGAACACACGAGAGCCTGAGAGGGAACtccagggccttgtccaccgtCACTGCCATCATCGACGGGACCGGCTCCGTCG GGGCCGCTGtgggccccctgctggccggccTCATCTCGCCCACCGGCTGGAACAACGTCTTCTACATGCTCATCGCCTCCGACCTCCTGGCCTgcctg TTTCTGTCCAGGCTGGTGTACAAGGAGGTGTGTGGCTGGTGTCGACGTGTCCCCCGATCCCGAGG GTTCAAAGAAATCTGA
- the ccdc15 gene encoding uncharacterized protein ccdc15 isoform X1 — protein MSGRVTSTRCRGRASGSRGHEQPAPRGASRVLAERNQAVVAVGAWVEDGHDLEHPWALASLTEEIQSEKRRETEEGLQRFQDEVRHRVAQRAHCSQKRQPRDSRRSVHEAPPDRSSPHQQVWTQHGGGGPVSEGGAAQQRSPRQSAGGVRRVRLRLAACRTLPPLRGEAELPGGDWSVAPSRHKAAPGGEKPDREEEEEEEEEEDHLFTGQHECPLVQQKGTGPAPRGPDPRAPDPKTSRVPQQAVWPLADQEHLRRQRQSQFVSLRRLYMNMEREKVKEKQQNRKHLQRTARPRYSMPRIVSCDEEDVIVSSPPKDQSGEGTDASGGGEEDGESGPAGGGQAEDGGEREDDCGAPEAGGGGERGAAAEEEEGGERERSFKVPGGAPVSGEGASVWGGAGAASPLLLRLLLLGLAPRHLRQQLCVLPQPQSVCEGVALLHVESGAAVKKMKKFLLRPEEKVEVAPQRLRLVKTRGLRSRLKTF, from the exons ATGAGCGGCCGCGTGACGTCCACTCGCTGCCGGGGCAGAGCCTCCGGGAGCCGGGGCCACGAGCAGCCCGCGCCCCGGGGGGCCAGCAGGGTGCTGGCCGAGCGGAACCaggcggtggtggcggtgggAGCCTGGGTGGAGGACGGACACGACCTGGAGCACCCGTGG GCTCTGGCGTCGCTCACCGAGGAGATCCagtcagagaagaggagggagactgaAGAAGGTCTGCAACGGTTTCAGGATGAAGTGCGCCACCGTGTGGCACAGCGAGCTCACTGCAGCCAGAAGAGGCAGCCGAGAGACTCCAGACGGAGTGTTCATGAG GCCCCACCTGACAGGAGCAGCCCTCACCAGCAGGTGTGGACccagcatggggggggggggcccgtgTCTGAGGGAGGTGCTGCACAACAGAGGAGCCCTCGCCAG TCGGCGGGCGGCGTGAGGCGGGTCCGACTCAGACTGGCGGCCTGCCGGACGCTCCCCCCCCTGCGGGGGGAGGCGGAGCTGCCGGGAGGCGACTGGAGCGTCGCTCCTTCCAGACAT AAAGCTGCACCGGGCGGGGAGAAACCagaccgggaggaggaggaggaggaggaggaggaggaggatcatcTCTTCACTGGTCAACATGAATGTCCCCTCGTTCAGCAAAAG GGGACTGGGCCGGCGCCGAGGGGTCCGGATCCACGGGCCCCGGACCCCAAGACCAGCAGAGTCCCTCAGCAGGCCGTGTGGCCTCTGGCCGACCAGGAGCACctgaggagacag CGTCAGTCTCAGTTCGTGTCGCTCCGCCGTCTGTACAtgaacatggagagagagaaagtgaaggAGAAGCAACAGAACCGGAAACACCTGCAGAGGACGGCCAG GCCTCGATACTCTATGCCTAGAATCGTGTCCTGTGATGAAGAGGACGTGATCGTCTCTTCTCCTCCGAAGGATCAAAGTGGAGAAGGAACAGATgcgtctggaggaggagaggaagatggagagagcgGGCCGGCTGGCGGAGGTCAGgcagaagatggaggagagagagaggatgattgTGGAGCGCctgaagctggaggaggaggagagagaggagcagctgcagaggaggaggagggaggagagagggagaggagcttCAAG GTTCCTGGAGGCGCTCCGGTCTCAGGTGAAGGAGCGTCTGTGTggggaggagctggagccgCCTCCCCTCTGCTGCTGCGCCTCCTCCTTCTGGGACTCGCACCCCGACACCTGCGCCAACAACTGTGTGTTCTACCACAACCCCAAAG CGTATGCGAGGGCGTTGCGCTCCTCCATGTTGAGTCTGGAGCTGcagtgaagaagatgaagaagttcCTCCTGCGGCCAGAGGAGAAGGTCGAGGTGGCGCCTCAGCGTCTACGTTTAGTGAAGACTCGAGGGCTCAGGTCACGTCTCAAGACTTTCTAG
- the ccdc15 gene encoding uncharacterized protein ccdc15 isoform X3, which translates to MKCATVWHSELTAARRGSRETPDGVFMRPHLTGAALTSRCGPSMGGGGPCLREVLHNRGALARSGAGKHPLFCTRQKAAPGGEKPDREEEEEEEEEEDHLFTGQHECPLVQQKGTGPAPRGPDPRAPDPKTSRVPQQAVWPLADQEHLRRQRQSQFVSLRRLYMNMEREKVKEKQQNRKHLQRTARPRYSMPRIVSCDEEDVIVSSPPKDQSGEGTDASGGGEEDGESGPAGGGQAEDGGEREDDCGAPEAGGGGERGAAAEEEEGGERERSFKVPGGAPVSGEGASVWGGAGAASPLLLRLLLLGLAPRHLRQQLCVLPQPQSVCEGVALLHVESGAAVKKMKKFLLRPEEKVEVAPQRLRLVKTRGLRSRLKTF; encoded by the exons ATGAAGTGCGCCACCGTGTGGCACAGCGAGCTCACTGCAGCCAGAAGAGGCAGCCGAGAGACTCCAGACGGAGTGTTCATGAG GCCCCACCTGACAGGAGCAGCCCTCACCAGCAGGTGTGGACccagcatggggggggggggcccgtgTCTGAGGGAGGTGCTGCACAACAGAGGAGCCCTCGCCAG GAGCGGAGCGGGGAAACACCCTCTGTTCTGCACACGACAGAAAGCTGCACCGGGCGGGGAGAAACCagaccgggaggaggaggaggaggaggaggaggaggaggatcatcTCTTCACTGGTCAACATGAATGTCCCCTCGTTCAGCAAAAG GGGACTGGGCCGGCGCCGAGGGGTCCGGATCCACGGGCCCCGGACCCCAAGACCAGCAGAGTCCCTCAGCAGGCCGTGTGGCCTCTGGCCGACCAGGAGCACctgaggagacag CGTCAGTCTCAGTTCGTGTCGCTCCGCCGTCTGTACAtgaacatggagagagagaaagtgaaggAGAAGCAACAGAACCGGAAACACCTGCAGAGGACGGCCAG GCCTCGATACTCTATGCCTAGAATCGTGTCCTGTGATGAAGAGGACGTGATCGTCTCTTCTCCTCCGAAGGATCAAAGTGGAGAAGGAACAGATgcgtctggaggaggagaggaagatggagagagcgGGCCGGCTGGCGGAGGTCAGgcagaagatggaggagagagagaggatgattgTGGAGCGCctgaagctggaggaggaggagagagaggagcagctgcagaggaggaggagggaggagagagggagaggagcttCAAG GTTCCTGGAGGCGCTCCGGTCTCAGGTGAAGGAGCGTCTGTGTggggaggagctggagccgCCTCCCCTCTGCTGCTGCGCCTCCTCCTTCTGGGACTCGCACCCCGACACCTGCGCCAACAACTGTGTGTTCTACCACAACCCCAAAG CGTATGCGAGGGCGTTGCGCTCCTCCATGTTGAGTCTGGAGCTGcagtgaagaagatgaagaagttcCTCCTGCGGCCAGAGGAGAAGGTCGAGGTGGCGCCTCAGCGTCTACGTTTAGTGAAGACTCGAGGGCTCAGGTCACGTCTCAAGACTTTCTAG
- the ccdc15 gene encoding coiled-coil domain-containing protein 15 isoform X2: MSGRVTSTRCRGRASGSRGHEQPAPRGASRVLAERNQAVVAVGAWVEDGHDLEHPWALASLTEEIQSEKRRETEEGLQRFQDEVRHRVAQRAHCSQKRQPRDSRRSVHEAPPDRSSPHQQVWTQHGGGGPVSEGGAAQQRSPRQSAGGVRRVRLRLAACRTLPPLRGEAELPGGDWSVAPSRHKAAPGGEKPDREEEEEEEEEEDHLFTGQHECPLVQQKGTGPAPRGPDPRAPDPKTSRVPQQAVWPLADQEHLRRQRQSQFVSLRRLYMNMEREKVKEKQQNRKHLQRTARIKVEKEQMRLEEERKMERAGRLAEVRQKMEERERMIVERLKLEEEEREEQLQRRRREERGRGASRFLEALRSQVKERLCGEELEPPPLCCCASSFWDSHPDTCANNCVFYHNPKAYARALRSSMLSLELQ, translated from the exons ATGAGCGGCCGCGTGACGTCCACTCGCTGCCGGGGCAGAGCCTCCGGGAGCCGGGGCCACGAGCAGCCCGCGCCCCGGGGGGCCAGCAGGGTGCTGGCCGAGCGGAACCaggcggtggtggcggtgggAGCCTGGGTGGAGGACGGACACGACCTGGAGCACCCGTGG GCTCTGGCGTCGCTCACCGAGGAGATCCagtcagagaagaggagggagactgaAGAAGGTCTGCAACGGTTTCAGGATGAAGTGCGCCACCGTGTGGCACAGCGAGCTCACTGCAGCCAGAAGAGGCAGCCGAGAGACTCCAGACGGAGTGTTCATGAG GCCCCACCTGACAGGAGCAGCCCTCACCAGCAGGTGTGGACccagcatggggggggggggcccgtgTCTGAGGGAGGTGCTGCACAACAGAGGAGCCCTCGCCAG TCGGCGGGCGGCGTGAGGCGGGTCCGACTCAGACTGGCGGCCTGCCGGACGCTCCCCCCCCTGCGGGGGGAGGCGGAGCTGCCGGGAGGCGACTGGAGCGTCGCTCCTTCCAGACAT AAAGCTGCACCGGGCGGGGAGAAACCagaccgggaggaggaggaggaggaggaggaggaggaggatcatcTCTTCACTGGTCAACATGAATGTCCCCTCGTTCAGCAAAAG GGGACTGGGCCGGCGCCGAGGGGTCCGGATCCACGGGCCCCGGACCCCAAGACCAGCAGAGTCCCTCAGCAGGCCGTGTGGCCTCTGGCCGACCAGGAGCACctgaggagacag CGTCAGTCTCAGTTCGTGTCGCTCCGCCGTCTGTACAtgaacatggagagagagaaagtgaaggAGAAGCAACAGAACCGGAAACACCTGCAGAGGACGGCCAG GATCAAAGTGGAGAAGGAACAGATgcgtctggaggaggagaggaagatggagagagcgGGCCGGCTGGCGGAGGTCAGgcagaagatggaggagagagagaggatgattgTGGAGCGCctgaagctggaggaggaggagagagaggagcagctgcagaggaggaggagggaggagagagggagaggagcttCAAG GTTCCTGGAGGCGCTCCGGTCTCAGGTGAAGGAGCGTCTGTGTggggaggagctggagccgCCTCCCCTCTGCTGCTGCGCCTCCTCCTTCTGGGACTCGCACCCCGACACCTGCGCCAACAACTGTGTGTTCTACCACAACCCCAAAG CGTATGCGAGGGCGTTGCGCTCCTCCATGTTGAGTCTGGAGCTGcagtga